CACCCCAGACGCCGGAGTCCTGGCCGGACTCGAGCGCCCACTGCAGACACTGCTCGATAACCGGGCAGCGACGGCAGACGGCCTTGGCTTCCTCGATCTGCAGCAGCGCAGGACCGGTGTTGCCGATGGGGAAGAAGAGCTCGGGGTCTTCCTCGCGGCAAACGGCGTTGTGACGCCAGTCCATGGCTGCTACCTCTCCTTGGTATTACGTGAAGATTGTGAATGTGAACGCTTTCACGAATCCCTCAACAAGTGAAGGGCCTACCGCCGAGTCTTCCCCGGCGTGGTCCTTGGTTGTGAAGAGGGGTTCCGGTGATCTGTGGAGGCCGGTGTTGCGGGCCGTCCCGATCGCCACGTAGAGACTCGCAAACCTCGGCGACGGATACAACCCCTTCCGGAAAGTTTTTTTTGATTCCTCGGTGTCGACTAGGTCACAGCCGTACTTCCATGGGGTGGATCCTGGCCTAAACGTTCGAGTGAAAGGACTTTGG
This region of Streptomyces chromofuscus genomic DNA includes:
- a CDS encoding WhiB family transcriptional regulator → MDWRHNAVCREEDPELFFPIGNTGPALLQIEEAKAVCRRCPVIEQCLQWALESGQDSGVWGGLSEDERRAMKRRAARNRARQASA